In Vreelandella piezotolerans, one genomic interval encodes:
- the ribBA gene encoding bifunctional 3,4-dihydroxy-2-butanone-4-phosphate synthase/GTP cyclohydrolase II — protein sequence MAHSSSEGLSPIAELVDDIRQGKMVILMDDEDRENEGDIIMAAEMVKPEHINFMARYACGLICMPMTRERCEQLNLPLMVRDNGSGFGTKFTLSIEATEGVTTGISAADRARTVQAAVAPNAKPTDIVQPGHIFPLMAEPGGVLRRAGHTEAACDLAALAGLDPSGVICEIMNDDGSMARRPELEAFAKAHDIKMGTIADLIHYRIVNEQTVDHVETTQVTTVHGELALHVFRDRIQGAHHLALVNGQPTPEQATTVRVHLADTLRDVMGLMKGDQCRWDAHRAIEQIAQAPAGVFVLIDDGRPHQDLKDQLDIYLDRVRQPRTSDSDGSGNYLTIGTGSQILRHLGVGKMRLLSSPWKFSALSGFDLEVVERLGPNDTADEPTFQQE from the coding sequence ATGGCGCACTCCTCTTCAGAGGGTTTATCCCCCATCGCTGAGCTGGTAGACGACATTCGCCAGGGCAAAATGGTGATTCTCATGGACGATGAGGATCGCGAGAACGAAGGCGATATCATCATGGCCGCCGAAATGGTGAAGCCAGAGCATATCAATTTCATGGCGCGCTATGCCTGCGGCCTGATCTGCATGCCGATGACCCGTGAGCGCTGCGAGCAGCTCAATCTGCCGCTCATGGTGCGCGATAACGGCTCCGGCTTTGGCACCAAATTCACGCTCTCGATCGAGGCGACCGAAGGGGTCACCACCGGCATTTCAGCCGCCGACCGCGCCCGTACGGTGCAAGCCGCCGTTGCGCCGAATGCCAAACCGACGGATATCGTTCAGCCAGGGCATATTTTTCCGCTGATGGCCGAACCCGGTGGCGTGCTGCGTCGCGCAGGCCATACCGAAGCCGCTTGCGATTTAGCCGCGCTGGCCGGATTAGATCCCAGCGGCGTCATTTGTGAGATCATGAACGATGACGGCAGTATGGCCCGCCGCCCTGAGTTAGAGGCCTTTGCCAAAGCACACGATATCAAGATGGGCACCATCGCCGACTTGATTCACTACCGGATCGTCAACGAACAAACGGTAGATCACGTAGAAACGACGCAAGTGACCACCGTCCATGGTGAGCTGGCGCTGCATGTGTTCCGTGATCGTATTCAGGGCGCTCACCACCTCGCGCTCGTGAACGGGCAGCCCACACCCGAGCAGGCCACTACCGTGCGCGTGCATTTGGCCGATACCCTGCGCGATGTGATGGGGCTGATGAAGGGCGATCAATGCCGTTGGGATGCTCACCGCGCCATCGAACAGATTGCCCAGGCGCCTGCCGGGGTGTTCGTACTGATCGATGACGGGCGGCCACATCAAGATTTGAAGGATCAGCTAGATATCTATCTGGATCGCGTGCGTCAGCCGCGCACCAGCGACTCTGATGGCTCTGGCAATTATTTAACGATTGGTACGGGTTCGCAAATTCTACGCCATCTCGGCGTGGGTAAAATGCGCCTACTCAGCTCGCCGTGGAAGTTCTCAGCGCTCTCTGGGTTCGACCTAGAAGTGGTCGAGCGGCTGGGGCCCAATGACACGGCCGACGAGCCAACTTTTCAGCAGGAATAA
- the ribD gene encoding bifunctional diaminohydroxyphosphoribosylaminopyrimidine deaminase/5-amino-6-(5-phosphoribosylamino)uracil reductase RibD, translating into MGEFSTADHRYMARAIQLAKRGLYTTDPNPRVGCVIVRFDSDGDARIVGEGYHVRAGEPHAEIHALQAAGNAAQGATAYVTLEPCSHTGRTGPCAVALTKAGVRRVVIAMQDPNPQVSGGGIAHLASAGIDVQVGLLEADARALNPGFISRMVRRRPFVRLKMAMSLDGRTAMGSGESQWITGPQARTQVQRLRARSSAILSGVESLIMDDSRLTLRADQLALGNADDITQRQPLRVILDSRLRLPLAAACLREPGRTLIITTDQHSEEKRHRLAQAGAEIHVLPAEGGRIALADMLRWLADNEQVNELLVETGATLAGALLEAGLVDEMQLFVAPTLLGGEARPLFSLPGMTQMADQKRLTILESRTVGNDWWIIAAPHAD; encoded by the coding sequence TGGGGTGCGTGATCGTGCGCTTCGATAGCGATGGAGACGCTCGCATCGTGGGGGAGGGGTATCACGTGCGGGCTGGGGAACCTCATGCCGAAATTCATGCGCTTCAAGCGGCAGGCAACGCTGCACAGGGCGCGACGGCGTACGTCACGTTAGAGCCGTGTTCTCACACGGGGCGCACGGGCCCTTGTGCCGTGGCCCTGACCAAGGCGGGTGTCCGTCGCGTGGTGATCGCGATGCAAGACCCCAACCCCCAGGTCAGCGGTGGCGGTATCGCACACTTGGCCTCCGCCGGTATCGACGTGCAGGTAGGTTTGCTGGAAGCCGACGCCCGGGCGCTCAATCCCGGCTTCATCTCGCGCATGGTGCGCCGCCGTCCCTTTGTGCGGCTGAAGATGGCCATGAGCTTGGATGGTCGGACCGCGATGGGCTCAGGTGAGTCGCAATGGATTACCGGGCCCCAGGCGCGCACGCAGGTGCAGCGCCTGCGGGCGCGGTCGAGCGCCATCCTGAGCGGCGTAGAGTCGCTCATCATGGATGACTCCCGGTTGACGCTGCGGGCCGACCAATTAGCCTTGGGCAACGCCGACGACATCACCCAGCGCCAACCCCTGCGAGTGATTCTTGATTCTCGCCTGCGTCTTCCTCTGGCGGCAGCGTGTCTGCGCGAGCCCGGGCGCACGCTGATCATCACCACTGACCAGCACAGCGAAGAGAAACGGCACCGGTTGGCGCAGGCCGGGGCCGAGATTCACGTGCTGCCTGCCGAAGGCGGGCGCATTGCACTGGCTGACATGCTGCGCTGGCTGGCAGATAATGAGCAGGTGAACGAACTCTTAGTAGAAACGGGAGCGACGCTTGCGGGCGCGCTGCTGGAAGCCGGCCTGGTCGATGAAATGCAGCTTTTCGTCGCGCCGACATTGCTGGGCGGCGAGGCAAGACCGCTGTTTTCCCTGCCGGGAATGACCCAGATGGCCGATCAAAAGCGCTTGACGATCCTCGAGTCGCGAACCGTGGGAAACGACTGGTGGATCATAGCCGCCCCGCACGCTGACTAG